From Salvia splendens isolate huo1 chromosome 16, SspV2, whole genome shotgun sequence, a single genomic window includes:
- the LOC121770520 gene encoding secreted RxLR effector protein 161-like: MKDLGLLKYFLGIEVLRSKKGIFINQKKYVLDLLAEVGMVDCQPADTPMVQNHGLQIREGARQADRGRYRRLVGKLIYLSHTRPDIAYAVGVVSQFMHAPQEEHWEAVLRIVRYLKGTAKHGLMFAKHGHMEIHGFTDADWAGNPNDRKSTAGYFTFVGGNLVTWRSKKQKVVALSSAEAEFRGIKSGLTEILWLRNLMTELDLRPALPCRLFCDNKATISISGNPINLLMRLELNLVTLD; encoded by the exons ATGAAGGATCTCGGCCTTCTCAAATATTTCTTGGGAATTGAGGTACTAAGGTCAAAAAAGGGGATATTCATAAATCAGAAGAAGTATGTACTCGATCTGTTGGCAGAAGTTGGGATGGTCGATTGCCAACCCGCAGATACCCCGATGGTACAGAATCATGGACTACAGATAAGGGAAGGAGCAAGACAAGCCGACAGGGGGAGATACCGACGACTGGTTGGGAAGCTCATCTATCTATCCCACACGAGGCCCGATATTGCATATGCAGTCGGTGTGGTAAGCCAATTCATGCATGCACCCCAAGAggaacattgggaagcagtcTTGAGGATTGTCCGATATTTGAAGGGAACGGCGAAACACGGGCTTATGTTTGCAAAACATGGACATATGGAGATACATGGCTTTACTGAcgcagattgggcaggaaatccaaatgacagaaaatccaCTGCCGGGTACTTCACCTTTGTAGGAGGGAATCTTGTAACATGGaggagtaagaagcagaaggtagTAGCTCTATCCAGCGCAGAGGCAGAGTTtagaggaatcaagagtggactGACAGAGATATTGTGGTTACGAAACCTGATGACAGAATTGGATCTCCGACCAGCTCTTCCATGCAGGctgttctgtgataataaggcaACCATAAGTATCTCCGGAAaccca ATTAATCTCTTGATGAGGCTAGAACTAAATTTGGTTACATTAGACTGA